A genomic region of Dunckerocampus dactyliophorus isolate RoL2022-P2 chromosome 10, RoL_Ddac_1.1, whole genome shotgun sequence contains the following coding sequences:
- the apc2 gene encoding adenomatous polyposis coli protein 2 isoform X1: MANPLASYDQLAHQVEALRKENSHLRRELEDNSNHLSKLETETFGMKEVLKQLQCKLEQEAGTLASSGRSDVLHQLKELHMDLTNYYELKHQAHQAHNFRLLADGLGGAGPAGAEPEDHLALPPPPCPSSTLSVTASRVKASCRSGDVSAVMLPHHFLDGAPPKTAVISGADGRLSDHHVEELYKERNQLLGEIDREERERCWYFSQLEALSQKLAHLPRIDTFSLQMDLIRQQLEFEVQQVRSVMEERFGTSEEMIQRTQVRVARLEQLEKELQETRGSQESQLQLSGAERPPAGEAENNTSAGTEGATEGASKVDMVFWLLSMLANRDKEEMSRTLLALSSSQDSCVAMRKSGCVPLLVQILHEAPVGGGGTGETAAGGPTACCSREAKSWASAALHNIIYSQQDEGQARREMRVLHMLEQIRTYCDSGWDWIENHTETSPGQTRITDIPEPVDPQICQAICAIMKLSFEEEFRRAMNELGGLQVVADLIHLEQEMYGMQNDPINMALRRYAGMALTNLTFGDVVNKATLCSKKSCLQALVCQLGSDNEELHQVVSSILRNLSWRADISSKRVLRDVGCVSALMTCALQATKESTLKSLLSALWNLSAHSMNNKEAVCAVDGALGFLVSTLTYRCQTNSLAIIESGGGILRNVSSLVAAREDYRQVLRDHNCLQTLLQHLRSHSLTIVSNACGTLWNLSARSPKDQELLWDLGAVSMLRNLIHSKHKMIAMGSAAALRNLLTNRPPKYKDASVLSPGSCVPSLYMRKQRALEAELDAKHLTETFDTLEKQNPKHLSFNKQLRHIESLAKDYASDSGCFDDEEAPIVSSSLDTGSFSMLSMYLTNSNFLQNRRQDNEPERDVDPPQMDRRQEASDDVVSAAAEKLAKKITNTVAKIDRLVEDITMHTSSEDSFSLSSEDHLADWPYRLDELNEARAKSCSPCRLSDTSSLAQRERLSRAHALLRLKSAHTSVSTDSLNSGSTSDGYCGSKDRVRPAQKTLILQQRPNQLDLKVAHQEYLNMRPAILSETTQQDIPERDSVDNKEKIALELMNTDAEKNQDPPVQTPVSVSTKVSSDVSMASIKLSPSYQQVPLIQSVAKFGVAKTAINVQAAEAMRRQAWVPSVLTGGSITKFSPMATSRSPTIGTMETVQKYSVENTPICFSRCSSLSSLSSGDGALDGQSDNELESDSSLEIIEVEDGDEVKRAEEDETLEDLSDSQLLMTDSKTFPSKETDPIGIQCPAKREKVFLRGSSPALLEDRSPSSSSENYIHETPLVMSRCSSVSSLGSFESPSIASSIQSDPCSEMIDGTISPSDLPDSPGQTMPPSRSKTPCCIESNGAEVQTAGLAGQWENSLRKLMEVTDSKDRFNLPPDLDSMIYFTVEKPTENFSCASSLSALPLHEHYIQKDVELKLTPLLQQSDNNLDLHDDDEQGLDNGERYSEGNSDDDIEILKECINSAMPSKFRKVRPSLMTNIPPHFLTSQKALHLPVYMMLPNGKTQLCPGRRIVIPQKDIKFDDSSITDSVEGTPVNFSSTTSLSDETLQYPVKDCRARPLSKHGILDEEAKRIEDLRIFSHFHKPNKMGYQPVIPTGCSTKHVIPTHKVLMQSKEVADRVASQRNRDHSPSHKKKIKCQGSTGMLELPVIKQNLESSANQEGQKRNGGWMSHSLEETKHFYHAEEDSKHMSRNRIREGSRNTLSRSMTNIGRVGVSQAKSRGFHRLKQNLIKDESPACYSLSSSLSSLSDAEFEDHNSQQVWYKNRHNKSLNMMQQAKPLSIHSQFDEPSSPSSVSMDSEDDLLQKCITSAMPKQRRKMMARKKKAENNPKQMQKASECWNMDEDSDDMAWDKDSDLNSVEWRAIQEGANSVVTGLQASKSQELSSEETESVMSFMSTSSFTPKEKKFAKDKKANKPLDFAQRKPVPNLPVVFRGRTVIYTPKKDTAPSQRPPPRKVSTKMDAPKNPELAQHRSKSLHRLGRPQDTELSLPKRSSTPPPRIPKSSSSGSSQSSTPSKQSQKKRISPPLITNRPSQKKNSTPASSPPANSPPERKGRSSIVNQVDKSPPPKTQKSPVRIPFMQNSVRQARPLSPLVTNQVTSRQNQVNGKRILPANRFDLVRMTSVHSSGGESDSNGFLRQLTFIKESKNGLKRDTPRVSRAQNGSPHRGVPGASAVFLCSSRCQELKAAAQFPRKATGKGAGHAQQVQRPQPGPQKQPTNISRATSSERDLSERRPARRTSSESPCRVAQRNGPPRVWGARQQQDKETFKRHSSSPSINILSRVTSRSSLRSSSSDSSGRAKSEDDTKKRGQRSRLNDRVTWRRIRDEDVPQILKSTLPANALPLVPSPEGDKPKLASLPGKLPTILLASRSMSDATVQTEDISQNKINSSTSPTAESSSINPEDVARRTLLRHVQDGESDSSLRSHSTASIGKSDGHVGGLVHFRQGCPSKAARVTPFNYTPSPTAALQDARGQATHQTTHKSEVDI, from the exons ATGGCCAACCCGTTGGCGTCGTACGACCAGCTGGCCCACCAGGTGGAGGCGCTGCGCAAGGAGAACTCGCACCTGAGGAGGGAGCTGGAGGACAACTCCAATCATCTTTCCAAGCTGGAGACGGAGACTTTCGGCATGAAG GAAGTGCTCAAGCAGCTGCAGTGTAAACTGGAGCAGGAGGCGGGAACGTTGGCATCGTCGGGCCGCAGTGACGTGCTGCACCAGCTCAAAG AGCTGCACATGGACCTGACCAACTACTACGAGCTGAAGCATCAAGCTCATCAAGCTCACAACTTCCGGCTGCTGGCAGACGGTCTGGGAGGGGCAGGGCCAGCCGGGGCGGAGCCAGAAGACCACCTGGCTCTCCCTCCGCCCCCCTGTCCCTCCTCCACCTTGTCTGTGACGGCAAGCCGGGTGAAAGCCTCTTGCCGCAGCGGGGATGTTTCCGCTGTCATGTTGCCGCACCACTTCCTGGACGGAGCCCCGCCTAAAACGGCGGTCATCAGCGGAGCAGACGGGCGGCTCAGCGACCATCACGTAGAGGAGCTGTACAAGGAGAG GAACCAGCTTTTGGGAGAAATTGACCGTGAAGAGCGGGAGCGCTGCTGGTACTTCAGCCAGCTGGAGGCGCTGTCGCAGAAACTGGCACATTTGCCTCGCATCGACACG TTCTCTCTGCAGATGGATCTGATCCGCCAGCAGCTGGAGTTCGAGGTCCAGCAGGTGCGCTCAGTCATGGAGGAACGCTTCGGAACCAGTGAGGAGATGATCCAGCGCACTCAG gtgcGTGTTGCTCGTCTGGAGCAGCTGGAGAAAGAACTGCAGGAGACCCGAGGGAGTCAGGAGAGCCAACTACAG CTTTCGGGTGCAGAGAGGCCCCCTGCTGGAGAAGCAGAGAACAACACGTCGGCAGGAACAGAAGGGGCAACAGAGGGAGCCAGCAAG GTGGACATGGTGTTCTGGCTGCTGTCCATGTTGGCTAACAGAGACAAGGAGGAGATGTCCCGGACTCTCCTGGCTCTTTCCAGCTCTCAGGACAGCTGCGTTGCCATGAGGAAGTCTGGCTGCGTCCCCCTACTGGTCCAGATTCTTCATGAGGCTCCAGTCGGTGGTGGTGGGACAGGGGAGACAGCTGCCGGTGGCCCGACAGCGTGCTGCAGCCGTGAGGCCAAGTCCTGGGCCAGTGCCGCCCTGCACAACATCATCTACTCCCAGCAGGATGAGGGCCAGGCCCGCCGGGAGATGAGGGTTCTGCACATGCTGGAGCAAATCAGAACTTACTGCGACAGCGGCTGGGACTGGATCGAGAACCACACAGAGACTTCACCTGGCCAAACCAGAATCACAG ATATTCCAGAACCCGTAGACCCTCAGATCTGCCAGGCCATATGTGCCATCATGAAGCTTTCCTTTGAAGAAGAGTTCCGTCGAGCAATGAATGAACTAG GTGGACTGCAGGTGgtggcggatctcatccacttAGAACAAGAAATGTACGGCATGCAAAATGACCCCATCAACATGGCACTGCGGCGCTATGCGGGCATGGCTTTGACAAACCTCACCTTTGGGGACGTGGTCAACAAG GCCACTCTGTGCTCCAAGAAAAGTTGCCTGCAGGCTCTAGTGTGCCAGTTGGGCTCCGACAACGAGGAGCTCCACCAGGTGGTCTCCAGCATCCTCAGGAACCTGTCCTGGCGGGCCGACATCAGCAGCAAGCGAGTATTGCGAGACGTCGGCTGTGTGTCCGCTCTAATGACATGCGCCCTGCAGGCCACCAAG GAGTCTACTTTGAAGAGTCTGCTGAGTGCTCTGTGGAATCTGTCAGCTCACAGCATGAACAACAAGGAGGCGGTGTGCGCGGTGGACGGCGCTCTGGGCTTCTTGGTCAGCACACTGACATACCGCTGTCAGACCAACTCTCTTGCCATCATCGAAAGTGGAGGCGGGATACTGCGAAATGTGTCGAGTCTGGTGGCCGCACGAGAAgactatag gCAAGTCCTGCGGGATCACAACTGCCTCCAGACTCTGTTGCAGCACCTGCGCTCACATAGCCTGACCATTGTCAGCAATGCTTGTGGAACACTTTGGAACCTCTCTGCCAGAAGTCCCAAAGACCAGGAGCTGCTGTGGGACCTGGGTGCAGTTAGCATGCTGCGCAACCTCATCCACTCCAAACACAAGATGATTGCCATGGGCAGTGCCGCAGCTTTGAGGAACCTCCTGACCAATCGACCCCCCAAGTACAAGGATGCTTCGGTCCTCTCCCCAGGCTCGTGCGTGCCTTCACTGTACATGAGGAAACAGAGGGCACTTGAGGCGGAGCTGGATGCCAAACACCTCACTGAGACCTTTGACACCTTGGAAAAACAAAATCCCAAGCATTTGAGCTTCAACAAGCAGCTGCGCCACATTGAAAGTTTGGCCAAGGATTACGCGTCGGATTCCGGTTGCTTTGATGATGAGGAAGCCCCCATCGTCTCCAGTAGTCTGGACACTGGAAGTTTCTCCATGCTGTCCATGTACCTCACCAACTCCAACTTCCTACAAAACCGTAGGCAGGACAATGAACCCGAGAGGGATGTGGACCCACCTCAGATGGACAGGAGACAGGAAGCATCTGATGATGTTgtgtctgctgctgctgagaAGCTAGCTAAGAAGATCACCAACACAGTTGCTAAAATTGACAGATTAGTGGAGGACATAACCATGCACACATCCTCCGAGGACAGTTTTAGCCTCAGTTCTGAAGATCACCTGGCAGATTGGCCTTACAGATTGGATGAGCTAAATGAAGCTCGTGCTAAGTCTTGTTCACCCTGCCGTCTCTCAGATACTAGTAGCTTGGCCCAAAGAGAGCGCCTCAGCAGGGCACATGCGTTATTGCGCCTCAAAAGTGCTCATACAAGTGTATCCACAGACAGCCTAAACAGCGGCAGCACCAGCGATGGCTACTGTGGCAGCAAAGACCGAGTCCGACCTGCCCAAAAAACTCTCATCCTCCAGCAACGACCTAACCAGCTCGATCTGAAGGTGGCTCATCAAGAATACCTCAACATGCGACCTGCCATCTTGAGTGAGACGACCCAGCAAGATATCCCAGAGAGAGATTCTGTggataataaagaaaaaattgcTTTAGAGCTcatgaacacagatgcagaAAAGAACCAGGATCCCCCAGTGCAAACACCTGTAAGTGTGTCCACTAAAGTATCCTCTGATGTCAGCATGGCCTCCATAAAACTCTCTCCTTCATATCAACAGGTCCCTCTCATTCAGAGTGTAGCTAAATTTGGCGTAGCAAAGACAGCAATTAACGTTCAGGCAGCTGAAGCCATGAGGAGGCAAGCCTGGGTACCCAGTGTGTTGACTGGGGGCAGCATAACCAAATTTTCTCCAATGGCAACCAGCAGAAGTCCAACCATTGGGACCATGGAGACAGTCCAGAAATACTCAGTGGAGAACACGCCAATCTGCTTCTCTAGATGCAGCTCCTTGTCCTCCCTGTCTTCTGGGGATGGAGCGCTGGATGGACAAAGTGACAATGAATTGGAGAGTGACTCCTCACTTGAAATCATTGAAGTTGAAGATGGAGACGAGGTAAAGAGGGCTGAAGAGGATGAAACCTTGGAGGATCTGAGTGACAGTCAGTTGCTCATGACTGACTCAAAAACTTTCCCAAGCAAAGAGACCGATCCCATTGGGATTCAGTGTCCTGCCAAAAGGGAAAAGGTCTTCCTCAGGGGCTCTTCACCAGCATTATTGGAAGACAGATCACCATCTAGTTCTTCCGAGAACTACATTCATGAGACGCCACTGGTCATGAGTCGCTGCAGTTCAGTCAGTTCATTGGGCAGTTTTGAGTCTCCGTCCATAGCCAGCTCAATCCAAAGTGATCCCTGCAGTGAGATGATCGATGGAACCATCAGCCCAAGCGATCTTCCGGACAGCCCCGGCCAAACCATGCCCCCCAGTCGAAGCAAGACTCCGTGTTGCATCGAATCCAATGGAGCAGAAGTGCAGACAGCAGGATTGGCAGGTCAGTGGGAAAACAGTCTGCGAAAGTTAATGGAGGTCACTGACTCCAAGGACAGGTTTAACCTTCCCCCTGACTTGGACTCAATGATCTACTTCACCGTGGAAAAGCCCACAGAGAATTTCTCCTGTGCGTCCAGTTTGAGTGCTTTGCCACTTCATGAGCACTATATCCAGAAAGATGTGGAGCTCAAACTGACCCCCCTGCTCCAGCAAAGTGACAACAACCTAGAtcttcatgatgatgatgagcagGGGCTGGATAATGGAGAGAGATACAGTGAAGGCAACTCTGATGACGACATAGAGATTCTAAAGGAATGTATCAACTCAGCAATGCCATCAAAGTTCAGGAAGGTTAGACCTTCCCTGATGACCAACATTCCTCCTCATTTTCTTACTTCACAAAAAGCATTACATCTTCCTGTGTACATGATGCTCCCAAATGGGAAAACCCAGTTGTGTCCTGGGAGGAGAATTGTCATACCACAGAAGGACATCAAGTTTGATGATTCATCCATAACTGATTCGGTTGAAGGTACACCAGTCAATTTCTCCAGCACAACTTCACTGAGTGACGAAACCCTTCAGTATCCAGTAAAAGACTGCCGGGCAAGGCCCCTTTCTAAGCACGGAATACTCGACGAGGAGGCAAAGAGGATTGAAGACTTGAGGATATTCTCCCACTTCCACAAACCGAACAAGATGGGTTACCAGCCTGTGATTCCAACAGGTTGCTCAACGAAACACGTCATTCCCACCCACAAAGTGCTGATGCAGAGCAAGGAAGTGGCCGACAGAGTTGCCAGCCAGAGGAATCGCGATCACTCCCCCAGTCATAAGAAGAAGATTAAATGTCAGGGCTCCACTGGGATGCTGGAGTTACCCGTTATAAAACAGAACTTGGAAAGTAGCGCCAATCAGGAAGGGCAAAAGAGAAACGGAGGATGGATGTCACATTCATTAGAGGAAACAAAACATTTCTACCATGCTGAAGAAGACAGCAAACACATGAGCAGAAACAGGATCAGGGAAGGCAGCAGAAATACTCTCTCTCGGAGCATGACCAACATCGGCCGGGTTGGTGTTTCCCAAGCAAAGTCAAGAGGGTTTCACAGGCTAAAACAAAACCTGATTAAGGATGAATCCCCTGCATGCTACTCACTGAGCTCATCACTTAGTTCACTGAGTGATGCCGAGTTTGAGGACCATAATTCTCAGCAGGTATGGTACAAAAACAGGCACAACAAAAGCCTAAATATGATGCAACAAGCCAAGCCCTTAAGCATCCACAGCCAGTTTGACGAGCCAAGTTCTCCAAGTTCTGTCAGCATGGATTCAGAGGACGACCTCCTTCAGAAATGTATAACATCTGCCATGCCCAAGCAGAGACGGAAGATGATGGCCAGGAAGAAGAAAGCAGAGAACAACCCAAAACAAATGCAGAAGGCCTCTGAATGCTGGAACATGGACGAGGACAGTGATGATATGGCATGGGACAAAGACTCAGACCTCAACAGTGTGGAATGGAGAGCCATTCAGGAAGGTGCTAATTCTGTTGTGACAGGACTTCAGGCTTCCAAGTCTCAAGAGCTCTCTTCTGAAGAAACCGAATCAGTCATGTCGTTCATGTCAACATCCAGCTTCACacccaaagaaaaaaagtttgctaaAGACAAAAAGGCTAACAAACCTCTGGACTTTGCACAGCGCAAGCCAGTCCCAAACTTGCCAGTGGTTTTCAGGGGCAGAACAGTGATCTACACTCCGAAAAAAGACACCGCACCGTCGCAAAGACCTCCACCCAGGAAAGTATCGACGAAGATGGATGCTCCAAAAAACCCAGAGCTTGCTCAGCACAGATCTAAAAGCCTTCACCGATTAGGAAGACCGCAGGACACTGAGCTGTCTTTGCCAAAGAGGAGCTCCACTCCGCCTCCAAGGATACCAAAAAGTTCTTCCTCTGGATCGTCACAAAGTTCTACACCATCCAAACAGTCACAGAAGAAGCGGATATCGCCACCCCTGATAACAAACAGGCCTAGTCAGAAAAAGAATAGCACACCAGCAAGTAGCCCCCCCGCTAACAGCCCCCCTGAAAGAAAGGGACGCTCTTCCATTGTCAACCAAGTTGACAAATCCCCACCCCCTAAAACGCAGAAGTCGCCAGTTAGAATCCCTTTTATGCAAAATTCTGTGAGGCAGGCCAGACCTCTTTCACCTCTGGTAACCAACCAAGTGACCAGCAGACAAAACCAAGTCAATGGGAAAAGAATCCTTCCTGCAAATCGATTTGACCTGGTCAGGATGACTTCAGTTCATTCAAGTGGTGGCGAGTCGGACTCTAATGGATTCTTGAGACAGCTGACCTTCATCAAGGAATCTAAGAATGGACTAAAACGTGACACTCCACGCGTGTCGCGAGCCCAGAACGGTTCGCCTCATCGAGGAGTTCCAGGGGCCTCAGCTGTCTTTCTTTGCTCGTCCCGCTGCCAGGAGCTTAAGGCGGCTGCCCAGTTTCCGCGAAAGGCCACAGGAAAGGGTGCTGGACATGCACAGCAAGTCCAGAGACCTCAGCCGGGACCTCAGAAACAGCCCACAAATATCTCCAGAGCAACCTCCAGTGAGCGAGACCTGTCCGAAAGACGTCCAGCCAGGAGAACCAGCTCGGAAAGCCCCTGCAGGGTAGCCCAACGGAATGGGCCGCCCAGAGTTTGGGGAGCGAGACAGCAGCAGGACAAAGAAACATTTAAACGTCACTCCTCATCTCCAAGCATAAACATCCTTAGTCGAGTGACCAGCCGTTCTTCCCTCCGTTCGTCATCTTCCGATTCAAGCGGAAGAGCGAAAAGCGAAGATGATACAAAGAAGAGAGGGCAGAGATCTCGACTGAATGATAGGGTCACCTGGAGGAGGATCAGGGATGAAGATGTACCTCAGATCTTGAAAAGCACTCTGCCAGCCAACGCACTACCCCTGGTGCCTTCACCAGAAGGGGACAAGCCAAAACTAGCGTCTCTTCCAGGGAAACTGCCAACCATACTTCTGGCATCACGCAGTATGAGTGACGCAACAGTTCAGACTGAAGATATCTCTCAGAACAAGATCAACTCCAGCACTTCTCCGACGGCGGAATCTTCTTCAATAAACCCGGAGGATGTAGCGCGACGAACACTCCTCAGACATGTCCAAGATGGAGAATCCGATAGCTCTCTGAGGAGCCACAGCACCGCCTCCATTGGAAAATCAGATGGGCATGTCGGCGGACTTGTCCATTTCCGCCAAGGATGCCCAAGCAAGGCAGCCAGAGTTACTCCATTCAACTATACACCTAGTCCCACAGCGGCCCTGCAAGACGCTCGGGGCCAAGCGACCCACCAGACCACCCACAAGTCTGAAGTAGACATTTGA